The Gemmatimonadota bacterium DNA window ACAGGTCCAGGTAACTGGCGTTGTTGTGCTGGTATCCCGGACCCTGCAACTCGCCGAAGCACAGCCATTCGGGATTCAGGGCCACCATGCCCCGCCTGGCCAGGTTGACGCACCGCACCTGCTTGTAGTCCACCGCCTTTCCCGGCGGACCCACGTGTCCGTTCAGGTTCAGCACGCCCGGCGCCATTGCCGGTAACGGATCGGGTTCGTAGAGCAGGGCGGGAATCACCAGACCGGGCAGCGCCCTGTATGTCAGCTTGCGAATGCGGTATCCCTTGCCTGTTTCAATCACTTCCTTCCATTCGACATTCGACTCTCCCGACCTCCATTCCCCGGGAACCCCCTTGAAAATCACCTCATCCAGCATGGTCTGGCGCAGCTTCCCGGCTTCCTCTTCCCACGTTTCAGCGTCAGGAAGCTTGAATCCGGGTACGCGGTCAAGCAGATGCGCCTTCAGGGCATCCACCATGTGGAGTTCATGGAACGGCGCCGGAGCAGTCCGGCCGTTCTCCGGGTCCACGTCATGCCGGGCGCGGTCAGTCATCGGTGCGGCTCCTTTCGAATCTGGCTTGAGATTTCCGTATGATTCCCCGATACAGGCCGCATGCGCACTTCCACGTCGAGCCGGATATCTCCCCCTCCGTGCAACACGCCCCGCGTGGGTGAAACGTCCTGGTAGTCTCTTCCCACCGCCACCCGTACGTGCCGCTCGTCGACGAAGGTCGAATTCGTGGGATCGAATCCGGTCCAGCCGAGTCCGGGCAACAGGCACTCCACCCAGGCATGGGAGGTCATTCCCCGGTCGGCCGCGCCCCGGGCCGTTATATCATGCAAATACCCCGAAACATACCGGGAAGGTATACCCCAGGTCCGCGCGATGGCGATCATGACGTGGGCGTAATCCTGACATACCCCCCGCCCGGTATCCAGGATGTGTTCAATCGAAGAAGAAATCGAGGTGCTTCCCGGCACATACTCGAAACGATCGAAGAGCAGCTCGGAGAGCCGCTTCAACGCGGTCAGCGGATCGCCCGCGGGTTCGATCCCGTTTCGCTGAACGAATTGCTCTAGGGCCGAAGAAGGCCGCGCCAGACCGCTGTGATCCAGAAAGTCCCAGTGATGAAACGAATCGCGCCAGTCCCGGATCGTCTCCCACGCTCCGTCTTCGCACCGCTCCGGCAGCGAATCCGCGGGGATCATGTCAACTGTGGATCGGGCCGTGATGTCCAGGAACCGGTGTTCACGGTACAGGTGCAGCTGGTGCTTCATATTGCCGAAGCAGTCCGTAACCTGGAAGAGCGAACCTGCCGGTTCCGTCTCGATCAGAAACCGGTTTACGCGCTGGCTGCGATCCTCGACGGGTTTAAGCGCCAGGTACATCGAACAGCTGCGCACCGGGAGGTCGTAACGATACTTCGTCACATGTTCGATCTGGTATCGGAGGGTTTCTGCCATGGTGTCAGTGGGCGGTATGCGCCCCCAACGGGTAGTCGAAATAGGCGTCCATGATGCACTGGTGAAGCGCTCTGCTGTCGACGTTGATCCGGCCAAGCGCCGTGTGCCACGCCATCACGCCGTTTCGGCCTTCCCGGACAAGTCCGCACAGTGAGGCGCTCAGTTCCGATGCCTCTTCGCTCGAACGAGGCGCCGGACCGGGACCGATGGCGCCCAGCACGGCGCCGATCATGTCCACGGACCTGCGGATCGAACCCGGCAACATAGCGTCTGTCACGATCAGCTCGAGCACCTGGCCGGGTTGAACGACGACGCTATAGGCATGCACGTACGCTTCAAATGCATGGAACACGCGCAGCAGATTCGCCCAGTCCGCGTCGAATGACTCGTCCTCGCGTTCATGGGCGCCGATCTGTGACAACAGAACCGCGGCGGAGAGCTGCACCCGTTCGATGTATCTGCCCAGTTGGATGAAATGCCAGCCGTCGTCACGATACATGGTCGCGTCGGTCACGCCGGTGAAGGTGTTGATTTCCTCCGCCGTCCCGGCGTAAAACGACTCCGGCGTCGTCTTCCAGATCTCCTGGATGTTGAGTTTCTGCAGACGCAGGTAGGCCATGTTCAACGAAAGCCACATCTCGGCGCTGATGTAGTTACGAACCTGCCGGGCGTTCTCCCGAGCGTATCCGAAGCAGTTCCAGATGGAATCCGGGTTCGTGGGTTCGAAGGTGAGGTGGTCGGCCAGGGTGTATGAATCGGCGAGCGTGTAGTCATCGCTGCCGAAGGCTTCCAGGGTACCGGCGGGAGGCGACTGGTTCATGCTGCTGTATACCCGGTTCCATCCGAAATGGATCTCCCGAAGCGGACGGTCCACCAGCGTTTCCACCTGCAACTGCATCAGCCGGCACAGGTGCGCCGCGCGCTCGAGATACCGGGCCATCCAGTAAAGACCCTGTGCGCCTCTAGACAGCATTCATTCCCCCAGAACCCAGATGTCCTTGCCGCCCCCGCCCTGGCTGGAGTTTACGACCAGGCTGCCCTCGCGCAACGCAACGCGGCAGAAAGCCCCCGGGACGATGCGCGTCTCCCGTCCATGGAGCACGAAGGGGCGCAGGTCCACGTGCCGGGCCGCGGCCCGGCCGTCGATCAGGCACGGAGCGCGTGACAGGTCGAGCACGGGCTGCGCGATGAAATCTGCGGGATTCCCGCGCATCTCCCGGGCGTAAGCTTCCCGCTCCCCGGGGGTCGACCCGGGTCCGATCAGCATGCCGTATCCGCCCGACTCGCCCACCCGTTTCACGACGAGATCCTGCAGGTTGTCCAGTGTGTACTCCAGATCTTCCGGCCGCCGGCAGATATAAGTCTTCACATTCCTGAGCAGCGGTTCTTCGCCCAGGTAGTAGCGAATCATGTCGGGCACATAGGCGTAAACGCTCTTGTCGTCCGCGACACCCGTGCCCGGCGCGTTTACCAGGGTCACGTTTCCGGCCCGGTAAACGCCCATCAGGCCCGGCAAGCCCAGAAGGGAGTCGGTACGGAACACCAGGGGGTCCAGGAAATCGTCGTCCACCCGGCGGTAGATGACGTCCACCCGGCGCAGGCCGGAGGTGGTGCGCATGTACACGTAGCCCCCGTCGACCAGCAGGTCCCGGCCTTCAACCAGGGTTGCGCCGATCTCATGCGCCAGATAGATGTGCTCGTAGAATGCCGAATTGTATACACCAGGGGTGAGGAGCACCACGCACGGGTCGGTTTCTTCGCGGGGCGCGAGTTCGTGCAGCGTTTCACGGAGCAGGCGGCCGTATTGCTCGACTTCCCGCACCCGGCAACTGCGATACAGCCTTCGAAGATTGGTCTTGACGACTTTCCGGTTGGCGACCATGTAGGATACGCCGGAGGGTACGCGCAGATTATCCTCCAGGACATGAAATCCTTCGTTCGTTCGTACCAAGTCGGTTCCGCAGACCGCGACGTAGGTCTCGTGGGGCACGGGCACTCTCCGCATTTCCACGCGGTACTGGGGACAGCCCCGGACCATGTCGACGGGAATGACCCCGTCCGCGACGATGCGGGCGGGCCCGTAAACATCGGCCAGAAACCGGTTCAAGGCCTTCAGGCGCTGGGTAAGACCGGTTTCCAGCTGCCGCCACTCGCCCGCGGAAATGAGCCGGGGGAGGCAGTCGACGGGCATGATGCGCTCGTTGGTTTCCTCGTCGCCGTAAACGGTAAATGTGATTCCTTCGCTTGAAAAGGAATGGGTAACCCGTTCCTGCATGCGAACGAGTTCTTCACTGGAGAGCCGGAGCAGGGATTCGTATAGCGTGCGGCAGTGATCGCGCGCCATGCCGTCGGGGAGGAACATCTCGTCGTAGAAAGCGGCGTCCAGTTCGTACGTGTCGAAATCCATAACCAGGGGCTCCGATCCGTGTGACTACGAGATCCTTGTCCTGGAACTGCAAGGCATGGTGACGCGCTGATGACGCGCGAGCGCGTTGATGAGGCGCGCGAAGCATCCATCATACCTTACTCATGCATTTCTCACCTCTTCCTCATGCTTTCTGCCGGATAACATGTTATATTCGGAAATACAACAGATCAAGCGGAAGTCTGTTTCACGGAAACAACAGCGGCAGGTACTGCATGGTCATGTGCAGTTTAAGATCACATGTAATTAAGCTGTTGAAACATTTAAGAAGGTGGAACATTTTTGTTGCACTTTTTGCATGCCTCGGTATCTTGATTTGTCAAGCCAATTACACCGACCTGAATTCCGATTAAAGACGTTTGATCGATACTCTCCCTCGATTACCAGGAGCATCCCCGTTTATTAGCACCGCGGAAGGCGTTATATGGTTTTAGATTTCGGCAACATGCTCACCGCGTACTTCGATTTCATCTGGATGTCCTTCCTGCTGCTGGGTCCGATGCTGGTTCTCGGCCTGTTGCTGTCGGGCCTGATCCACGTCTTCATCTCCAGGGAAGCGATACTCAGATGGCTTCAGGACGACAGCCTCAGGTCGGTTTCCATAAGCTCAGCCGTCGGCGTTCCGGTGCCCCTCTGCAGTTGCTCAGTCGTTCCCGTCGTAGCCGAAATGCGTCGCAAGGGCGCTTCCCGTTCCTCCTGTATGGCCTTCCTGATTACGGCGCCGGAAACGGGAGTGGACTCGATCCTGGTCACCAATGCCTTCTTTGGGTTCGTGGTGGCCGTGATCCGGCCGGTCATCAGCTTTATCACCGCCGTAGTGGCGGGCATCTTCTGCATTGGCCTGATCCGGGACGACAGCGGCGCGGCGCGGCCGGGCGACGAAGATCATGACCACGATCACCACGACCACGATCACGACCACGATCACGACCATGATCACGACCATGATCACGATCACGACCATGGACACGATACGCTCCTTTCCGATAAGGACGACTGCTACGTGAGCCCTTCCGCCATGAAAGTGCTGATGGTGAAGTGGTTCAAAGGGATATCGACCATCGCTTCCACGTGGAGGTTCGGATCCTGGATCAAACCGGCCTTCTACCGCGAATTGAATCTGGTAGAGCGCAAGAAAACAGACGAGGCCACCAGGGAGGATGTCATCGAGGAAGAATACCCCGGGCTCGATTTCAAGAAGATCGTCAAGCATATCCTGCACTACGGCTTCGTCGAGATCGCCGATGATATCCTCTTTGCCCTGCTCGTGGGTATCGCCCTCGGCGGCGTGCTGTATCTCATCATTCCCGCGGACCTGATGGCCAACGAGTACGCCCGTTGGATTTCCTATCCCGTCATGATTATCGTCGGCGTCCCGCTGTACATCTGCGCCTCCGCGAGTACGCCGATAGCCGCCGCGCTGGTGGCCAAGGGGTTCAGCCCCGGAGCCGCCCTGATCTTTCTGATGACCGGACCGGCGACCAATACAAGCACGATCGCGATCATCATGAGCCAGTTCGGCACGCGGTTCGCAGCCGTATACGTTACTACCGTCATCCTGGTGACGGCCGCCCTGGGAATCGGCATCGACATCATGCTGCTGGCGACGGGACTGACCGTCTCCGTAAATCTGCTTCCTTCCGAGTCCGCGACCCTCCAATTCATCCAATGGGCAGGCGGCATCTTCCTGATCGTTCTTATCATCTGGCGGTTCCGCGCCGGAGCGATGCGCAGCGGCTACGAGGATATGATGCTCAATATCCGGCCCCTGTCCAGGCGCTGGCAGCAAACCTGGAAACGGCTGACCCGGAACCGGTCCCTGCGCGGTACGATTTCGCCGCGCACCCCCATGGGCATGATGCTGTGGGGCTTGCTCCTGGTCCTGTTCCTCGGCAGCGGCTTCACCGTCGTACACCCCGGCCATGTCGGATACGGCCGCCTGTTCGGGGAGGTCTACTGGAAAGACCTTCAGCCCGGCCTGCATTATCTCGCGCCGCGTCCCTTCGTCAGGGTGGACAAGTGGCCGGTGAAAGAGGTCAAGACCATTATGGCGGACACCCCGTACGAGTTCGTTTCGGGCGACCTGAACATGCTTATGCTCAACGTGGATGTCCAGTACCGGGTGAAGGACCCCTACACGTATCATTATCGCACGTCGGATCCGGCGGAAATCATCGAGGATACGGTCAGGGAACATATCCGTACCTTCGTGAACGCCCGCGACCTGGACGGGCTGCTCACCGCGTACCGGGCCGACCTGGAACGGGAACTCACCCGACTTTTCTCTCCGGATGTCTTTGAACAGGACGCTCAATCGGTGCTCGCCACCGTCGATCTCGTCAAGGTCAACTTGTTGAACGTCAGTCCGGCGGCCGAGGCGATCGGCGCGTTCAGGGAGATTTCGAGCGCCCAGGAGGACCGGGAAAGGATCATCGTCAACGCGCAGCGATTCATGGTTTCCCTGGTGCCCCGCGCCCACGGCAACGCCGAGTACGAAAGGGAACAGGCCGACGGAGAGGCTTTCCGCAGGGTAGTCGCCGCATCGGCGGAAGCCGATGCCATTTCGGTCATTGCGACCGCCATGCAGACGGCGCCTGACGTTCTCCGGAACATGTTGTGGAGAGAAAAGCTGGAAACCGCGCTGACTGGAAATCCCAAGATCATCGTGCCCAACAGACAAAGCTTCAACAAGGTCGCGATCTGGAAGAAGCGATCGGCGGAAGCGGCCGGCCGGCCCCCCCCCCCCCCCCCCCCCCCCACCCCCCCCCCCCGCGGCTCGGGGTGAACAAACAGGAACGCTACACAGGGCCGGCGCCCCCCCCCGCCCTCGGCGCGGGGGGCCCGGCGACCACCNNNNNNNNNNATACTGAAACGCGATGCACTGAGAAACACAAACAAATTTTCGCCCCAAAAAACACACACCACAACGGGCGCGTCGCAGAAAGGGGGGGGGGGGTGGCCCCCCCCCCCCCCCCCCCCCCCCCCCCGCCATCCGCCAAGACAGGAGGAAAAGGCAAATGAACGGTAAGGGACGACGCGTCCGCACGGCCATCGTCGCGTTGGTAC harbors:
- a CDS encoding alpha-E domain-containing protein yields the protein MLSRGAQGLYWMARYLERAAHLCRLMQLQVETLVDRPLREIHFGWNRVYSSMNQSPPAGTLEAFGSDDYTLADSYTLADHLTFEPTNPDSIWNCFGYARENARQVRNYISAEMWLSLNMAYLRLQKLNIQEIWKTTPESFYAGTAEEINTFTGVTDATMYRDDGWHFIQLGRYIERVQLSAAVLLSQIGAHEREDESFDADWANLLRVFHAFEAYVHAYSVVVQPGQVLELIVTDAMLPGSIRRSVDMIGAVLGAIGPGPAPRSSEEASELSASLCGLVREGRNGVMAWHTALGRINVDSRALHQCIMDAYFDYPLGAHTAH
- a CDS encoding transglutaminase family protein; amino-acid sequence: MAETLRYQIEHVTKYRYDLPVRSCSMYLALKPVEDRSQRVNRFLIETEPAGSLFQVTDCFGNMKHQLHLYREHRFLDITARSTVDMIPADSLPERCEDGAWETIRDWRDSFHHWDFLDHSGLARPSSALEQFVQRNGIEPAGDPLTALKRLSELLFDRFEYVPGSTSISSSIEHILDTGRGVCQDYAHVMIAIARTWGIPSRYVSGYLHDITARGAADRGMTSHAWVECLLPGLGWTGFDPTNSTFVDERHVRVAVGRDYQDVSPTRGVLHGGGDIRLDVEVRMRPVSGNHTEISSQIRKEPHR
- a CDS encoding SO_0444 family Cu/Zn efflux transporter yields the protein MVLDFGNMLTAYFDFIWMSFLLLGPMLVLGLLLSGLIHVFISREAILRWLQDDSLRSVSISSAVGVPVPLCSCSVVPVVAEMRRKGASRSSCMAFLITAPETGVDSILVTNAFFGFVVAVIRPVISFITAVVAGIFCIGLIRDDSGAARPGDEDHDHDHHDHDHDHDHDHDHDHDHDHDHGHDTLLSDKDDCYVSPSAMKVLMVKWFKGISTIASTWRFGSWIKPAFYRELNLVERKKTDEATREDVIEEEYPGLDFKKIVKHILHYGFVEIADDILFALLVGIALGGVLYLIIPADLMANEYARWISYPVMIIVGVPLYICASASTPIAAALVAKGFSPGAALIFLMTGPATNTSTIAIIMSQFGTRFAAVYVTTVILVTAALGIGIDIMLLATGLTVSVNLLPSESATLQFIQWAGGIFLIVLIIWRFRAGAMRSGYEDMMLNIRPLSRRWQQTWKRLTRNRSLRGTISPRTPMGMMLWGLLLVLFLGSGFTVVHPGHVGYGRLFGEVYWKDLQPGLHYLAPRPFVRVDKWPVKEVKTIMADTPYEFVSGDLNMLMLNVDVQYRVKDPYTYHYRTSDPAEIIEDTVREHIRTFVNARDLDGLLTAYRADLERELTRLFSPDVFEQDAQSVLATVDLVKVNLLNVSPAAEAIGAFREISSAQEDRERIIVNAQRFMVSLVPRAHGNAEYEREQADGEAFRRVVAASAEADAISVIATAMQTAPDVLRNMLWREKLETALTGNPKIIVPNRQSFNKVAIWKKRSAEAAGRPPPPPPPPTPPPRGSG
- a CDS encoding circularly permuted type 2 ATP-grasp protein, whose product is MDFDTYELDAAFYDEMFLPDGMARDHCRTLYESLLRLSSEELVRMQERVTHSFSSEGITFTVYGDEETNERIMPVDCLPRLISAGEWRQLETGLTQRLKALNRFLADVYGPARIVADGVIPVDMVRGCPQYRVEMRRVPVPHETYVAVCGTDLVRTNEGFHVLEDNLRVPSGVSYMVANRKVVKTNLRRLYRSCRVREVEQYGRLLRETLHELAPREETDPCVVLLTPGVYNSAFYEHIYLAHEIGATLVEGRDLLVDGGYVYMRTTSGLRRVDVIYRRVDDDFLDPLVFRTDSLLGLPGLMGVYRAGNVTLVNAPGTGVADDKSVYAYVPDMIRYYLGEEPLLRNVKTYICRRPEDLEYTLDNLQDLVVKRVGESGGYGMLIGPGSTPGEREAYAREMRGNPADFIAQPVLDLSRAPCLIDGRAAARHVDLRPFVLHGRETRIVPGAFCRVALREGSLVVNSSQGGGGKDIWVLGE